In Larimichthys crocea isolate SSNF chromosome XXII, L_crocea_2.0, whole genome shotgun sequence, the genomic stretch atcaaaaataatctTGTCCAGTTTGAATATCTACAACAGTGAAGACCTTTCATCTTCAGAGGAGAGTATACTACCGAGTTCCCTTGTGAAACACTAAATCATATTCATACATGAGTAGGCTTGTGAGCAAAGCCAGACTGCATAACTTACCTGTCTTCACATATTGTTTATGAGCTCTGTTCTCAGATCACTTCACATGATACAATTACATGTCAGCATTGTTAACAAATTATTGATGGGTGATGTAATGTTTCTTCCACCAGTACCCTGATTACCTGTCATGACCCAGCACATGAGCCGTGACATACGTCACCATATCCATGATGCATGAGTAATTATGAAGTCCACAGTATGACTTAATTTTGCccataaaatgattatttttgtttgctttatttatatgaaattgtatttttctttctgaattaTTTGGGGTTTATTTGAAGGATTGTTTGCATTTgcttgtttcatttcttttgtgcaTTATAGTATTTGGGGgcctttttgtttgtatatcctttttttttaaatttcagtttgGACAACAGTGAGCTATGATACATTTGAAGATTTGGCTGACACCTCCTACCAgatcaaaaaaatgaatgaaggcCATTGTAGGTCATATATCCctatatgtaatgtaatttctATGGTTTGTATGGTGTGAGATACCAAAGTCACATCAAGTCAACATCATTCTATTCATGTATATAAAACTGTATAGAACATATTATATGCACTTTGGTACAGCACCACTCTTGTATAGAGGCTGCAGAtaacggatggatggattgttttttggggggaaattatttattttgggaCAGTAATTTCTATTACAAAACATACATCAGGACGaattcctcctttttttcaaagtttaaaGTACTTTGAAATATCTGGGCTGGTGTTGTGTACACAAGTACAATGCGTACACAATATAAGTGAAAACTATGTCAGGGGAGACTTTAGAGAAAATAAGATACAAGTCAATGAggattgttaaaataaaatgacagggTCATTGATTAAGTAGCTCCAAAAAATCTGGCAGAGTGCCATACATATTTAACTCACTTGGTCCACAAGAAAAATTAATCTTTTACATGACATAAATGTAGGTGTTCTGGAAGTAACCAACACCTTGTGAGTGCTTTGCAGACACATATTTATTTGGACACCTCTAggaacagaaaatgtaataaagtccaataatgtaatacctgccaatAGCATAATAGTtttggccattttaaatgtaacaaagATAATAATGTATTAACataccaataatgtaataaagtttttGAGCCAATAATGTAGTAACATTTTGCCAATAATGAAATAAGTTATTACGTTATTGGTGtagcattaaaacattttttatttgataatgtaataatacatagataggcatttcttggaaataaaagattattttgcagtttttctgctgtttgaaatAGATATAGTGGATGGCTTAGtcgtcatattcattcatcataaAGGGTACGTACTAATTATGGTTGTAATGCcaatttgagaattatttgttgtacaaaatctATTAGAgtgttgtttatttgcttagatatgtaaattaataatgtatggaggaatattatttaaattaattactgTGAAGTGTATATAGTAGTTACAGTAGATCACTTAGTGGAATGTGCTAGAATTCAGAAAGAGAACAGGGTGTTTGCTCAGTTGTTAGATAAAAAAGTCTAATCGGGCTAGTTATtactaagttattacattattggcttcAAAATGGCCCAAATTATTAGATTATCAgcatatattacattattggttggTACACTTGCCttaaaaaatcctaaaaaataATGTGGAAATTTGCAAGGGTAGATCAGCGTAAATAacatacattattacattatgacTGGCCTTTGTTGAGGAAGACTGAGCATCTCCACCAACAGCACAGATTTTGCATGAGAACAGGTCTGATGGTTTGATCCCTGAGTCCATAGATGAGAGCACTCAGACACCTTGGAAGGATATTCAAGCACACAAAGCATGCATTGTAAAGCCGCAGAAGAGTCAATCTTCCCACTGTTCTAACAATGGTTACAATAATAGTGGTGTACAAGGTGGAGGTGAGAATCAGGCTCAGCTGAATCAGGTGAAGCAGCACACAGCCACATATCtctcaagtgacatcacagccAGGGTGAGAGGGGAAATGGTGGCTGTGAAAATTGAGAGCAGAACAAGGGTACTACATGCATAATATGTTATTTTGATCCGTAAACAAGCCATTAGGTAAAGAAGAAGGTTTGATACCAGGTGAGCAGTGTCTGCAAAGAGCAGGTTGTACAGCAGGACGTAACGGGATGTCTCACAAAACACAGGCTTATTCCTGAGGGTGAACAGCAAAACACAATTAATGTAGAGAAAAGAGCAGCTTGAACCTATAGACACCATGCCAAACAACATTACCTCATGATACTGCAGACTAGCAGTGACATTTGACCTAGGCTGCAGTACAGACAACATTACAGAATGATTTCTGAAGATTATATTATTTTGGCTTTTTGTAACAGTACCAGTAAAGTGCACTAAATTGCATAATATTACATCATGAAGTTAATTTCAAAGATGCTAAAAAGTATTACAACAATGACCTTTCAAGTCCATTACCCAAATGATTCATCAATATCGAGCAGTTAAGTCAGGAGCTTAGATGACTTGACTGGTCTAGTGCTGCTGTTTCCCGCAACACATGGTATATATGCTTTGTGCTCAGGCCACCTTCACATGATATCATTACATCAGCACAGCAATCACATCAGAAGTTAGTGATGTAATTTCTTTACCACTGTCTCTTTAACACTCCATTTCTCTACTGCTTTTAGTGCTACTATTGTCTATTAAATTACTATTGACTTTCCAGAAAAGTGTTGTTGCAGCTGCACGTTACACATGCATGAGATGTGCTCTTTACATGGGGTGTGCCATCTGCCAACTGGAGACCATCACAGCTCAGGAGCAGTGGTTTGCTGCAGCTTGACATTTTACTTTAACCCAATCTCTAAATGCATCCAGGCCTAAATTGTTACCTAAGTACTGTTgtagagaaattgctgaagtcaaaggtcaatggtgaggtcaggaaggaagaaagtgttcaggagcctctgatgtcttatgctgtgttatttattgacgcttggccaaggagaattagagacactcttaaagttcatcagaagtgcctgagtcggtttCACAATCTGCCCAaatcatcctggtggatagactttaaaccccaagataacaccacaaatactatacgcccagaattagtcaaagagaatatttttacccatggaggtgttattgtcagcatattctagtctgaaaacacagatgtctgttttacgcagattggaacgtcaatggcaagctatctattatgtccaggaaggcagcaataggtctcttcgaccttgcccaccacagtgttgagatagactggcacctactgttctcaatcaaagccaaacaactaatactgctgaggacctcaaggcccacacgtgaccttgtgtaacctaatgATCGAAAACTCTATAACAAGTACTTCAGAGGCCACTACACTCATAGCCAAGTCAGTTCATGAGTATTCAGTGCATTCCTGTTTGTGCTTTAACGTGTGTTTTAGGTTTTCCagaaatttaaatttattcCCAAACTGGTGAACTTGTGAGAGGTGATGTTTACCCTGGCGAATTTATTGTTAATAACTAAGATACAAGGCTGTTGGATAGATGGAGAGATGCAAACTTAGGACTTAGGTTTTGCTTCAAGGCTGAGCCACACATTCTACCCAAGCTAGACCCAtagacttgatttttttttttttttttttttttttacctttggacCAGAGAATAGTGGTATCATTGCCCCAGcctaatgtgtttgtttggggctatcactgtagcatgaactttttacattttccataaatttcacccCTTATGTCGAATAGCcctaactttttgtgagtagtgtcTATGCTTTGCCCTCAAGCCACCTTCATATGATATCATTATACCAAAATGGTGACGAGATAGAAAATAGTGATGTAATCTCTCTACCACTGTGCCCTCAATACTCTCTCTACTTTTCTTTACTGCTCTAAATGTTTCAGTGCCTGTTTAAAAAACGTTACTCTCACTCCATTGTGCCTGCTGTCTTTTTATTAgggccctattgaatttctaatgtttattatttttctttgtttttatttttatttttcttcagacaTAAAGTGAATCGCATTTTTGAAGGCCCATATCCCCccaaaaactcacaaaaaattGCATATCCCCCCATGTCCGGAAACTCACAAAAAATTGCATATCCCCCCCATGTCcggtgtaaaattacgtattttgggggtctcacacatgcacgcatgcatatgtctctacagcgccacctaggtgtgtgtttttggaggtgccccACGCCACagtttcgcccacgtgcacggaactcggtgggagtatgtaacatgcccagacgcacaaaaaagtctcttggtgccccaggctacagtgaaccgtacggcgtccaatttttctcaaatttggacttttcaggtTTTTGGGTCATTCCCAGGGGTCGCATTTCAACGAACTCCTCCgagggatttcatccgatgtgcttgaaacttgccgtgtgtgttttcaagacctcgacaatgaaaagttttcaaaatcacaactttttatcagaggccagggccgtgacggtgcgtcaaagtcaacgctgccgattttttcacaaaaaaacaagactccattgacttttggcctGATTTTCATGCAAAACTGTGCGGCttatatatatacgtatatatatattatatactttgtcagagctgtctgaaacttgttgggGTTGTTAACAGCAACATTATGCACAATTTGGCTGCATAATTCATGAGGGGATGGGACAAAAAactctatagcgccccctggaattttagtttggaacagccccgccacagttttggacacagaattatgaaactcagccgaacTGTAGAACATGGTAAGTCCTACAAAAACGTCTCTTGGAGCAATAcgctacaatgaacaggaagcgagatatttaataatgaaaatcgccatttccggtgtttcggcctggttgacaagaggtcatgtttgaacaaactcctcctagggcttgtatccaattcacttcaaacttggtaggtgtgttcacatagacttccacagttatcaaaatgatgcattttggggaaactgtgtggccGTGGCAATCcataaaatcattcaaagaaaaaatcgCCAGGAAGCACATTCACATCAAGCAAGTACACCACAGGGACTTTATGTCCATTTTCATAAATGTATAAGTGTAAATGCAGGACCTATAGATGTTTGAGGTTACACAGTAATAACACAAAATCTGCAAGAGCATATAAGTCACATTATATAACAAGTATTTTATGATCTGTCGAAGGTTCACAATTAGTAAAGGCGTGCAGTTATTAACATGTCAACAATAGGAATCATAAGTTACTAAGGCAGTTCATATGAAGTGCATTAGTGATTAGTATTtcataacatatttttatattgcgagggcccgaccatcgctgcttgcagctttaattgtctttatatttcatgttattgtctattttccttttttttcttcgttcatatttttctcatactatgtttatgtttattattgtttattataggggattaataaagtacttctgagAATGTAAGAGTGACCCCATTCTAGACTAATTTCTACACCTCTCTAAATCCACTGATAATACCTTCCTTGATATTTGTACATATTTCTTCATGACCTTTACATTTGTGTTCTTCATTCATATAGTTTagattcactgtctgtgtgtaccttagaacagctgacagacaaacagaaatgagtGAACTACTGTGACATTAGGcaagaacacatttattttatgaataattaatagaCTGAATAAATGCAGATAAGATGTAATAATTTCTTCCAATTGTCACTTCTTGCAGATCATACATACGACATGGGCTTCTCTCCACAATTCAAAAGTGTAGCAACATGTTTGAGAATGTGGAACATTTTCATAAGACAAGCATTttgaaaattactttttacaTGTTACAGATAGCTAGAATCTGCATTGAAGCCTAATGAAAAAGTCTAATCGGGCTAGTTATtactaagttattacattattggcttcAAAAATCACccaaattattacattatcggcatatattacattattggttgctacaaCACCTTGcctaaaaaaaatccttaaaaaGAATGTGGAAATTTGCAAGGGTAGATCAGCGTAAATAacatacattattacattatgacTGGCCTTTGTTGAGGAAGACTGAGCATCTCCACCAACAGCACAGATTTTGCATGAGAACAGGTCTGATGGTTTGATCCCTGAGTCCATAGATGAGAGCACTCAGACACCTCGGAAGAACACTCAAGCACACAAAGCAGATATTGTAAATCCGCATGAGGTCTGCTCTTCCCACTGTTCTAGCAATAGCTACAACGATGGTGGAGAACAAGGTGGAGGTGAGAATTAGGCTCAGCTGAATCAGGTGAAGCAGAAGTGTTTGCAGAGCCTTTATAGCCGAAGCTTTGTTTGTTGAGACAGACCTGGCTACAAGTGCTACACCAATGTAGGAGGCTATGATTGCTAAACCcactgacagaaagagagtgcTGGCATAGGCTTCTTCAAAATCATTAAAGAGTGGTGCAAAAAAAATGGCTTCTTTAGAACAAAAGTTTCTCAAATGCAAATTTAAGGAGATTTTTGTGAACACataaagcaacataaaaatTCGTATGAGGATGTGGATAAAACTGAAACCCCACACCAGAGCGATTGCCATGCCTGTGCTTCTCATGGTAAAGATGGTAGCATGCCTCAGTGGATAGCACACAGCCACATATCtctcaagtgacatcacagccAGGGTGAGAGGGGAAACGGGGGCTGTGAAAATTGAGAGCAGAACAAGAGTACTACATGCATAATATGTTATTTTGATCCgtaaagaagacaaaaaatacAGCATGATGTTTGATACCAGGTGAGCAGTGTCTGCAAAGAGCAGGTTGAACAGCAGGATATAACGCGATGTCTCACAAAACACAGGCTTCTTTCTGAGGGTGAACAGCAAAATACCGTTAATATAGAGGAAAGAGCAGCTTGAGCCTACGGATACCATGCCAAACAACATTACCTCATGATACTGCAGACTAGTAGTGACATTTGCCTTAGGAAGTAGCACAGACACCATTATAGAATGATTTCTTAAGATGAATTTCTTTAGACCTGTTGTAGTTGTAGTCGTAAACTGCATTACATATCACATATTACATTATTGAATTCATCCTATCAATACAAACACCTTTCAAATGCAGTACCCCAAATGAGCCATTAGTGTTGAGCAGTCAAATCAGGAGGTTAGAggacttgtttgttttcacaaggACAGAGCCGGTCTGGTGAAGTTGTTTCCTGCAACGCACAATATATCTGCTTTGTCCTCAAGCTGCCTCCATATAACATCATTACATCAGCATGATGAGTAGCACAAAAAATAAGTGATGCAATCTCTCTAACCACTTTGCCatgaacactttatttttgaccactagtaTGAATGCTTTATGTTTAATAAACACTAAGACTTAATACTCACCCCTCGCCAAAAGTAGGTGTTGacttaaataactaaataagtATGTGTTTATATGACAACATCTACAACAAAGGTAATGCTCCTTAAACGCTAATTGTCgtctagtgatgggaattttggctctttttggagagccggttcttttggctctgcatactataaggagccggctcttttggctcccaaacggctcctcacattttattaattggttttattaattaattattattattattttgttattattgctgttattattatttaatatttttaaatgttattatattttattttattttatttttgacattgtaaagcactttggtcagtgcatgtggtgtaaaaatgtgctatataaataaaatgtactaactatttaattaatttatcacccaaaataatgcaataatgtaataaataatgtctctcatctccctcctgtcgtgtttgtcctccgcgaccgctgtgtgtgtgtctctgtcaccCCTGCCttggatgctgctatacatctttTAACCAATcacgtgcagctttcacacaaaaaaagtggagaaaaaaaaggttttcctccatttttttaattgtaagCCGaatgtgattggtcaagatgtgtgagaacaggcatggcatgagggagagtgtcagggggaggagacagtgaggcacagaaggggggaaaaaaacaaaaaaacggcTCCCTAAATCGGCTCCCAACGAGGAGCCGGCACCTGTGGTTCAATTCAAAGAGCTCTTAGAACCGGATTGTTCGCGACCGATACATTACTATTGCCGTCGCAGAAGAAGAATCAGGACAGGCTGTGCTGTACCTGCTGGTGACTCCTTTGAGTCGGTATACCTGCTTTGTAAACATGATGGAGGCAACACCTGATGCCAGCATTAGCAGCTAGCCTCGACCATGCGCTCAGATGCAAACTGATGCAGGTCAATGTCAGTGTTAGAGGACATGCAGAGGCTTTACAGGAAGCATCCTCTGAGCTAACTGTTACTCTTACTGTTGATGTTAGAGGTTTGTGGAATGCAATTATATCCAACACAGATGACAACTTTCTT encodes the following:
- the LOC109139613 gene encoding odorant receptor 131-2-like: MLFGMVSVGSSCSFLYINGILLFTLRKKPVFCETSRYILLFNLLFADTAHLVSNIMLYFLSSLRIKITYYACSTLVLLSIFTAPVSPLTLAVMSLERYVAVCYPLRHATIFTMRSTGMAIALVWGFSFIHILIRIFMLLYVFTKISLNLHLRNFCSKEAIFFAPLFNDFEEAYASTLFLSVGLAIIASYIGVALVARSVSTNKASAIKALQTLLLHLIQLSLILTSTLFSTIVVAIARTVGRADLMRIYNICFVCLSVLPRCLSALIYGLRDQTIRPVLMQNLCCWWRCSVFLNKGQS